CTAAATTACAATTACATTAATTTCAATTCACATCTAGCCTTATTCTGATAATTCCATTTCTAGCAGAAACATTTGAGATATGGAGAATGGTATTCGCCGGATGTGAAACTGGTATATCATATCTCTTGTTAGTATCAATAATAAGTACGGATAAGGTGTTTATGGATTCATCAAAATTTGCTTGAATTTGAGTATCACTCAAAGTATCCCGATCTTCTATTATTATATCGATAAATTTATCTCCAATTATGATTTCCGGGGTAAAGGATTTTTCCAACTTATCAGTATTTATGGATTTTGAACGGTCGTCATATCTATTTGATGAATCATTTGAAAAAGGGGGTGAGGATAGAGAAGACCTTCGTCGATAGTTTTGTGAAGGGTATTGCTTTTGTTTAATTAATATATTCGAAAAGAACTTCCATCCAAAAGCTGTTCCCAAGCCGATAATGAACCCACCTATGTGAGCCAGATATGCAACTCCGCCTGATTGACCGATAAATGCAAATACTAACTGCATTATGAACCAAAATGGAATGTATGCTATTGCAGGAATTCTGACGGTAGTTATGAAAAATGCAAATATGATGGTATGAATCTTAGCATGAGGATAGAAAACTAAGTAAGCCCCTAGAACACCCGATATTGCTCCGGAGGCACCAATTGCGGGTATATCTCCTTGACCTGTAGCTACAGCGTAAATACTGTGTGCGAAAGCAGCCATAACCCCCCAAAAAAGATACAGCATTAAATACTTAAAATGACCAAAACGATCCTCTAAATTATCGCCAAAAACATGAAGAAAAAACATGTTACCTAAAAGATGTGCTATGCCACCATGCATGAACATTGAACTAAAAATTGAACCCAAGTTTTGACCTGAAAGAATCAAATCTGGTATAGCACCATAATTGTAAAATAGTGCAATAACTGCTGTTCTATTTGAAAAGTTAGAAGTGACAATAACTTCATAAATGAAAATGACAATATTCATACCAATAAGGCCATAGTTTACATATGGCCGTCCATTTAATCGAGGAGTATCATCATGAATCGGGAACATAATTCAAGCGGGTTGTCAATCATAAAATAGAAGAATATTTGTGTTTTTCATGTGCCAAAAGGGTTGAAATTAGGCATATCACTATTTGTTTCACTATGAGCTTTTCTAACATGTCGTCGTAGCCGATCATCTTCGTCGAAGATCATGTCACAATATTTGCATTTCTTTTTATTATCATCTTTCTCATTTTTTTTATTTTTATCCTTTGTATTTTTTTTAGAAAATAATTTCACAATTATTTACAAAATGAGGATATAAATTAAAGTTGCTATCAATGTCTCTTACCAAAAATCTACCAAACTTGAATAAAGTAATAAATGGAAATGGATTACTCCATTACTATCATAGTCAAAGTAGATTTAACCCCATTCAGTTTTCTTAGCTTCCATGTTATAGTTTCTTTCACTTTATCCATGCTTTCACCTTCTACCAAAGCTACTATATCATAGACACCATAAACCTGGTAAACATGTTTTACTAGATCTATTTTTTTTAATTCATTAACAATCGATTCCTCACTACCCAATTCTGCATTCATAAGCACAAAAGCTTCTGGCATATACCAGATTACTACCTATAACAAATATAAAAATGTGATTTAGAATCAAATTTATTAGTTCAATGGCATTTGAGAATATCAGATTTCTGGACTTAATTTTGATTCATCAAATAATTTAGCCCTGGCCCATTCATAATCGAAAAAGTCTTCACACCATTCATGGAATGCGGCGTCTTTGCTATAAAACATGATATTAAGATCAGGTTCCCCCTTTAAGGTTGGAAAGGATATGCAGGATTCTTTTTCATTAAATATTGTCACTATGTTTGTTTTATCCATCATTCGTCGTTCCACAATTCCTTTAGATACAAGATTTTTCCACCCAAGTTTTTTTAATAGTTCATTTCTCCCTTTGGGTATCACAACATTAGCAGGGAAGATGTAACAGAATTTAACATTATTATTCACTCTTTCAGCAATGGTTTCTATTAAATCGATTGGAACTTGGGAGATAACTTCCTTGATATAGTCTTGAGAATTGTGATAAACAGCCTTCCACCGTTGAAGAACAGCCATTACACCCACAACCACTTCACAATTGTTTAAGGAACCAATTCTCTGAATGAATTTTAATGGTAGGTTACTAAGTGTATGTTCTTGAAAATAGTCTTTGTGTTTAAATGGGAAATTAAAGTTTGGAATAAGAGAAACAATAATCTCGCCGTACGGAGTTAATAACAATTCGCCTTCTCCTGTTTTTTTCACAAGTTTTGAATCAATTAGGCGGTTTATATTACGATGTGACTCCTGCATGGTGGCATTTAGGTCCGTTGCCAGCTGAGATAAGCGATAAGGTTTTATTGATAATTTCAGGAGCATGTATATTCGCAGGTCTCCTGCAAGTTCAAAGAAAACTGATTGAAAGTCATCGTCGGCCTGGCTGAGCATACGTTAAATTGAGAGAACTGGAATTTAAACTTGATAATTTAAATGAAGTGAACCTACGTAGAGTATAAAACAAAACGTTTTAATTGGTTTTGGTAATGATAAAATTTGAAGTGCCCGGGTAGTATAGAAATGCATTAATTGCATTGTAAAGTCCGGTCCAGTATGGGGGACTGTCACTCCCTTGACCCGGGTTCGAATCCCGGCCCGGGCGCTTTATAGATTCTAGTTTTTGGCTTGGGATAACTCTCATTAAGGTTCTTGATAATAGGACGTTTTCAAAGAGTCTATATCAAATTAATAATTTTGTTAGCACTGCAAATAGAGGTTGTTGAATTCAAGTGCCATCAATCGTTAAATATTATTTAACAATAGTATCAATGACCAAACTAGAGGAACTTTATTGCAGACATCAAATGTTTTATTGGGTTTACTAAACACGCCATTCTGTGGGAATTCAGGTCTAGAGAATAATGAAGACAGACAGTCAGAAAGTAGTAGTAGTAATGCAAATATCCAAAAATTGACCAAAACTAATTTTAGTCAATTGTTAGATATTGATTATGGTTTTAGGATGGAATGGCTGGATTCTTTTTGTCCGTCTTGGTATACCATCCAAAGAGCGATACAGCCCATCCAACAATAATTAACATAATAGATACCACTTCTGCGTCTACCATCGGATTTCGGAATTCTACTTCATTTGGAGGAGATTGTATATTATATTCCGTATCAGGAATGGAATCTTGAATTACAACAGGTGCTGTAATAGATACCCCTATTACCCCAACAACTACCATGATTAAACCAGCTACTAGTATTGGTTTATAACTGACCTTGACCATGCAAAGAACTACATTTTTTCCCTTATAAATATAACTCTATTTCAATAAAGTTAAAACAGCCTACATCCATATGTTAGCCACTTTATACCTAACTATCCGATGATCAATCAACGATAAAATTAAGAAGCAGCAATATATAATAGAAAATTGATCTTCATCACCTAGCAAAAGTAATAAAAGATATTTTTGATAATATCAGAAAAGTGAGTTGATTATTTCAT
This Candidatus Nitrosocosmicus oleophilus DNA region includes the following protein-coding sequences:
- a CDS encoding rhomboid family intramembrane serine protease, translated to MNIVIFIYEVIVTSNFSNRTAVIALFYNYGAIPDLILSGQNLGSIFSSMFMHGGIAHLLGNMFFLHVFGDNLEDRFGHFKYLMLYLFWGVMAAFAHSIYAVATGQGDIPAIGASGAISGVLGAYLVFYPHAKIHTIIFAFFITTVRIPAIAYIPFWFIMQLVFAFIGQSGGVAYLAHIGGFIIGLGTAFGWKFFSNILIKQKQYPSQNYRRRSSLSSPPFSNDSSNRYDDRSKSINTDKLEKSFTPEIIIGDKFIDIIIEDRDTLSDTQIQANFDESINTLSVLIIDTNKRYDIPVSHPANTILHISNVSARNGIIRIRLDVN
- a CDS encoding helix-turn-helix transcriptional regulator, with the protein product MLSQADDDFQSVFFELAGDLRIYMLLKLSIKPYRLSQLATDLNATMQESHRNINRLIDSKLVKKTGEGELLLTPYGEIIVSLIPNFNFPFKHKDYFQEHTLSNLPLKFIQRIGSLNNCEVVVGVMAVLQRWKAVYHNSQDYIKEVISQVPIDLIETIAERVNNNVKFCYIFPANVVIPKGRNELLKKLGWKNLVSKGIVERRMMDKTNIVTIFNEKESCISFPTLKGEPDLNIMFYSKDAAFHEWCEDFFDYEWARAKLFDESKLSPEI
- a CDS encoding Lrp/AsnC family transcriptional regulator, encoding MPEAFVLMNAELGSEESIVNELKKIDLVKHVYQVYGVYDIVALVEGESMDKVKETITWKLRKLNGVKSTLTMIVME